In Microplitis mediator isolate UGA2020A chromosome 9, iyMicMedi2.1, whole genome shotgun sequence, the DNA window cttataactttgtaacaacatgatattttttaatgaaaatttaggaaaattatcttcaatgtatactttataaaaaaaaaaaaaacccgatccccaaattcctttattattccagtaaaaaaaattcccgaaaatcacctattttttcgatcctcacagtggctatcccttAAAATATTCGaccattgaaattaattaggCAGACACTTTGTTGAAGATTGATTTTGTTTGTAGCCGGGCTTGCATCGACAAAAACCATCGCGgcaaaatgaattttcaactTTGCAGTGTTGGTCTATTTTACAGTACGCAGATATAGTTGGACTGCAGTCTGAATCATTTTCTGAATAATTGTCGCATTTACATGTACGGCTGACGTCACAACGAGCAAAGTTGTCGTCCGAGCAATCGAAGTCGTCAAAATCACAGGCTTCGCCTATtttaactgaaaaaatttatcacctTTACTACcagtattattttaaaaatataaataaattacttgtcTTGTAGCAGAAATATCTGAGACTGTTTGTTTTCCAcatatgatttattaatttacatttgGTTCTGGAATCACAGCACGGTTCTTGTAATTCAGgattacactaaaaaattaccatacatttatttaaataagaaataaatatttaattacttatatgAATACTTACTTCCATTGTATGATTAACGCAGGTCTTGATATCGTGATCGATGCCATCGTTGGTGGAATCaacgaaaattataaaagtgtttgccaaaataattaaaaaaagttttgataaaattttactagccATTTTCATTGACTGTCTTCTTGTTCACTGTCgagtataaatttatcagcGAGAGTTTTAGTATAAGCTGACTAAAGTATCAAGCAGGAGAATTAACAATCATAGAGTTGTTCTTGCGCGCTGGCGTTATCTCACAACaatgagtttttaataatatgtACGTGCCTTATATAGCATTAAAATATATCTGTCACCAATGGCAAGACGtcaatttatctaaaaataccGATGAGTatacgtaataaaaaaaaaatatataataagaaaaaataaaactaaaatgataaaatttacttttaaaaattaatatcaatatcgtgacagttttaaaaattattttaaatattttataggataacctgagtaaaaatatttcgcTGAAAATACGtcgaaattttgttatttttaataatcaggCTAAAAATTCGCCGATAAATTGAGTCAGCCTATTTTTGgccatagtattttttttattaaaaaagttttaagttTTCAGTCATTTTTAGGCGtatcaacaaaatttcggCCTCGTGTTCACTACCTGGGTAATTTttggactgaaaaaaaatgttacgatttttaacttcccgctaagaaaattgaaaattttcaaaaattcgggaagttattgtttatatatgtaaatattcataactcttgaacgaatgaaccgattttgatctttgaggtgtcattcgacacggcttgttaatatcttgaaactgtaaaaatttgaacttaatcggtagggtgcgttcgtagatatttcaaaaataaaattttttcaaaaatgttttatttggataacttttattttgctcgatggattgattccaaaatctattcagctctaaaactttataagccgcgtcgaatgccacctcaaccatcaaaatcggttgattcgttcaagagaaaccgttgaagaaagaattcaaaaaaaaattttgttttagtttttttgaaatttctcaaaaacgacttgataaatcaatttcaaaatttgatcagccttagaacttgataaaacacgtcgattgccacctcagccatcaaaatcggttaattcgttcgcgagatatcgtgggagaaataAATGCtcaaaaatggttttttacaaaacaatggaatacaaaagtattatcgagctcgaaaatgtattcacaataatgttttcgagctcaacgaactcgaaaacagcggaagttttggggctggcccgcagggtcaacttatagaccgatttttttaccTGGGAAGTAGAATAAAGTTTTTGGAAACAAAGTATATGTTaatgtaatttgaaaataaaaatttttgaattttaagcctcgttttatttatttcaatatttcataCAACCATATTACACATTTTTCCGCCATCATTACATCTCACTGatctcaaaataaataattattaaaaaaatgatttgtcacttaaaaaataaatttacacttaaataaatattatttcccTGAGTGTATTTGCGTATGACAATCACAACAAAGTACGCAAATAAATTATCGATGAATAATAATGATGTCTATTACGTTCTAATAAGTaactatataattaatttaacatcTATTAAATGTATGAGGAAGTGATAATCTATtgagaatattaaaaaaaaaaataaataaataaataatgaattaaactAAAGACAAAAGAAAACgttgttttaattaaacaaaaaaaaatgcatgtacttatataaataaataaaacgccTACTCGTTCTCGAGTGGTACGATGAACGGTGCAATTGAGTCGGCGTCCTCGCAATCCGGAATCATTTTTCCCTTGAACTTGACGCATGTGTCTGCACACAACTGACCCTCAAAGTACGGACCAAACATTTTCTTACATTGCGCACAATTTCTTATACACGTTCCTAATtgtcaataaatcaattaataaactaatcattttgttttttcattaataataaatattttcttaccGATACGATTTCCATCGGCTGGCATTGCAATAACCATCGTAATAATTCCAACAATGAACAATAGAATAAAGTGACTTGAAATCTTCATGGCTAGGCATACAAAtagcatttatatatatttatttataacaaacaCTTCCTAATACTTAATCacaattattaatcattaataattataacaaaaaatgtaaaaaataattaatgagacATTAATCAGTTTGCTGGCCGGTAATTTTCCTTGATTTTGAGTtgactttttagaaaattttagttttaattaataagaaaaaaaagctaATTTATATGGAGATATTTATAGACACATGgtgattgaaataattttgagtATTAACTGAACAACGCGAGATAATGCTAAGGATCTTTCTTTAGCTTCTTACATCTCGTCGTCGAGCAATGAACACTACGTTTTTTGTCCCACGCTTTTATAACCGGAATCTCAACATTCGCTTCCGTGTTCACCTTACCATCTACCATCTACCATTTACAAACCATTGTATTGGTGTTTAATTAATAtggatagatttttttttttaattttttttttcgaatgatCCAATGTCCATATTCAGTACAGATTCGAGTCTATTTATAAACTTACTTATTTTATCATACTAcagatttattataaattattttaaattcttaccTTATTCTTCTCGAAATTCTCTAGCTCACAGATAACAACTCTATTGTCCTGAGAGATGAACTGACGAATAAACTTGGAAAATTCCAGCTTTTATATCAAAAAGAATTGgaaaaaatcgatagaaaaaaaatcttaacttaataattaatggaattttagtaattaaatttatcttatttCCCAAGTAAAGTACTTTCTTGGAAAGGAAATGTACCACTAAcataatacaataattaaattacattataCTGCGAAATATTTATGtctagaataaaaaaaaaaaaatgtctatagtaattatttattttattttaccttgaataattaatgattaatatcCCGCTTGTAAcgttacataaaaaaatatttaaaacatacATTGATATTCTGAActgatttatcaaaattacgcgcgtataatttttaaaaaatactaattatcATCATTAGAATTATCTTGATAAAATTcactcgaaaaattttcactggaagcaaaaaattcatcatttccttgatgaaaatattcatcatttttttgagtttcttCGCCCTCTTCTTGGCTTTGGTCATCAGAAGTGAAAAAAtgccgtaaaaatttatcaaaatcaaATGGCTcggtaattttatcaaaatcaaAGTCTCCAATCCGAAATTCATCATCACCCTCTTTACTTTCCTCATcatgtgtatttttataattcaatttcttACGGTCAATATCcccattatttttatcaccaCTAATACTTTCACTATCGCCATCAGCGTcactataatttataactcGAACGGCTCCTGCTCCACCTGGTCCCTTCTCTTGTTCCGCTGAAGGTGTACCAGGGTCAACGGCATCATTGTCAATATCTCCATCGTAAGCACTCACGCTTTTATGTTTCGCcttgatttcaaattttttatttttattcccatCCTCATCGTCCAAACTTTCCTCACCTTTGTCACTATAATCTGCTACTTCGACATATGGTATTACTAAACTATTAttcttattgttatttaattcaccagatttatttataaactcgttatcaatatttctatttaacGCTTGATGATCTTGGatactaatataatttttacttctCAAAATTAGTGACGGATCAATTTTACTTTcacttgttaattttttatcttcgagattttttttattatcgggtacaataatttgatgatattttaattttggcattaaatttttggaattacctaattttggttttttaaattcattgcaATCTTTAAATACTCGTGTATAtgttggttttattttattattattattaacaaatcCAGAATTTAAAggatttaatttttgagtccccaaaaaatttgaatttttatcatgattattgttatcaaattttgaaataggattcaaataaaaatcagaTTGTCTTTTACTTCGATTATGTGATAAATTTGATGACGCACTTAGCGATCGTGTGCTacgaattttcgaaattagACTCGATGTATTTTCATTatggaaaatatattttctgaatAAATAGAGATTTAGTTccggttttaaatttttctttgaagataaatttttttcctgcacaaaatttaacattaaaattaatctaaaatatcaatttttttatatttttacaaattacctgtgctctacaaaaaaactaaaatacgcatttaatttacagtaaaaataaactaatattttaaaaataataataaacaaaatttttatttattatgtacataaaaaatttatataaaaattatcttataaATTGTGTTTACtacaatacaataaaattttctaaatgttagaatatttacaacaataaaaaaatcattgttttGATTGAAAGGGCAATCGAGTTAAATCTAATCAatcaattaactaattaattggTTTACgacatatttttctatttcattACATAGAATagttctatatatatattttttaagtgataaaaaaattacccaatcaattaataatttttttttcaccaaaatttaccaaatgaaaaattgatcttgtgaatagtaaattttgcttaaatttaattatttttatgttaattaatgagtaataaaaatatataaaaatacttgataCGTCACAACAAATAATAAGGTAATTGCTACTGAGAATAAACAATTCACCCACAATTactattctaatttttttttactttaataaaaaccTCTAGGAAAATACgtaattgtaattactaattaattatctctGACATCATATCATTATActattaaattacattaagATTTACTTATGACACATTtagttgattattttaaaaatacttggaGACTCTTGGGAGTAATTacgttattaaatattataaaaaatatgaataaaaatctaaaattacgtgtatgcaaataaaattaattaggtgctcgtttataaaaaaaatattttttaatgacttgTCTAAATAAATCCTAAGGGAGtatggaattttattttttccattgaTTATATTCTGGAAAATTACTCACATATTGCGCAGCATGACTCGTTGAATATTCAGCCCATTTACTAAAGTCTATTCCTGATAGGACACCACTTTTACAAGGCACCCTTGGGttactgataaataaaaaaattaattgttactaTTATTGAACGATGAAATTACTAACGGAAACGCAGTTGAGTACACTTACACTTCATGATCAGCAAGAATCATTGGATAGAGTTGAATTGTGTC includes these proteins:
- the LOC130674740 gene encoding uncharacterized protein LOC130674740, which produces MVDGKVNTEANVEIPVIKAWDKKRSVHCSTTRSMKISSHFILLFIVGIITMVIAMPADGNRIGTCIRNCAQCKKMFGPYFEGQLCADTCVKFKGKMIPDCEDADSIAPFIVPLENE
- the LOC130674363 gene encoding nidogen-like, with protein sequence MKMASKILSKLFLIILANTFIIFVDSTNDGIDHDIKTCVNHTMECNPELQEPCCDSRTKCKLINHMWKTNSLRYFCYKTIKIGEACDFDDFDCSDDNFARCDVSRTCKCDNYSENDSDCSPTISAYCKIDQHCKVENSFCRDGFCRCKPGYKQNQSSTKCLPN